The following proteins are co-located in the Camelina sativa cultivar DH55 chromosome 12, Cs, whole genome shotgun sequence genome:
- the LOC109128059 gene encoding small acidic protein 1, producing the protein MRPMQLDMLSEMDDAGSSMAMDVDDLEAMEILNEGGLISESKLADADFFNKFDDDFDDTDIN; encoded by the coding sequence atgaggCCGATGCAGCTGGATATGTTGTCGGAGATGGATGATGCAGGCTCCTCGATGGCCATGGACGTTGATGACCTCGAAGCTATGGAGATCCTTAACGAAGGAGGACTTATCTCAGAGAGCAAGCTCGCCGACGCCGATTTCTTCAACAAATTCGACGATGATTTCGATGACACCGATATCAACTGA